From Sphingomonas bisphenolicum, one genomic window encodes:
- a CDS encoding C40 family peptidase, whose translation MNGTITPLRNGPPERTRFELDGRSVALDRRIHAARGDLADLALAGVLFSAHYARAVPLTCVAPGTGIFSAAASTSEAISELLRGEIFHALDVMTDWAWGFCGHDGYVGYIRRDALDVLETPSHRIIVKSAPLFSAPDIKSPIADHWPGGALFSGEVQGGFVACAEGFIHVRHAEPVEAKPADWVAVAERYLGQPYIWGGRGHRGIDCSGLVQVALGQAGISVPRDTDLQCEGIGSPIDSDAALKRGDLVFFPGHVGIMTDARTLLHANAHWMTVVKEPLADVVARLADAHPQPIIARRRISA comes from the coding sequence ATGAACGGCACAATTACACCCCTGCGGAACGGACCGCCTGAACGAACCCGCTTCGAGCTTGACGGCCGTTCGGTAGCGCTTGACCGCCGCATCCATGCGGCGCGGGGCGATCTCGCCGATCTGGCGCTCGCCGGCGTCCTCTTTTCCGCCCATTATGCGCGCGCGGTGCCCCTCACCTGCGTCGCGCCCGGCACCGGTATATTTTCGGCCGCTGCATCGACTTCGGAGGCCATCAGCGAGTTGCTGCGCGGCGAAATCTTCCATGCGCTCGACGTGATGACCGACTGGGCCTGGGGCTTTTGCGGCCACGACGGCTATGTCGGCTATATCCGCCGCGATGCGCTCGATGTGCTGGAAACACCCAGCCACCGCATCATCGTGAAAAGCGCCCCGCTGTTCAGCGCGCCGGACATCAAGTCGCCGATCGCCGACCATTGGCCGGGCGGCGCGTTGTTTTCCGGAGAGGTCCAGGGCGGCTTCGTCGCCTGCGCCGAGGGATTCATCCATGTGCGTCATGCCGAACCCGTCGAGGCGAAGCCGGCCGACTGGGTTGCCGTGGCCGAACGCTATCTGGGACAGCCCTATATATGGGGCGGACGCGGCCATCGCGGCATCGACTGTTCTGGCCTGGTGCAGGTCGCCCTGGGCCAGGCGGGGATCAGCGTCCCGCGCGACACCGACCTGCAATGCGAAGGCATCGGTTCGCCGATCGACAGCGATGCAGCGCTCAAGCGCGGCGATCTGGTCTTCTTCCCCGGCCATGTCGGCATCATGACCGACGCCAGAACCCTGCTGCACGCCAATGCCCATTGGATGACCGTGGTGAAGGAGCCACTGGCGGACGTCGTCGCCCGACTGGCCGACGCGCACCCGCAGCCGATCATCGCCCGGCGGAGGATCAGCGCATGA
- a CDS encoding MarR family transcriptional regulator → MNALSATDIDRPGLQPLGQWMRTLVDYVRSGKPDLTNRQMALMMTVYIGSGPHTVRGLAEALHVSKPVITRALNKLSALGYLRRERDVADRRNIFITRTPKGAEFLDAFHHFIAGTARDERHNYTPAERTA, encoded by the coding sequence ATGAACGCGCTCTCCGCCACCGACATCGACCGCCCCGGGCTGCAACCGCTGGGCCAGTGGATGCGCACGCTCGTCGACTATGTCCGATCGGGCAAGCCCGACCTCACCAACCGCCAGATGGCCCTGATGATGACCGTCTATATCGGTTCCGGCCCGCATACGGTGCGCGGCCTGGCCGAAGCGCTGCATGTGTCGAAGCCGGTCATCACCCGCGCGCTGAACAAGCTTTCGGCGCTCGGCTACCTCCGTCGGGAGCGCGATGTGGCGGACCGTCGCAATATTTTCATCACCCGGACGCCAAAAGGCGCGGAATTTCTTGACGCCTTTCACCATTTCATCGCAGGAACCGCGCGCGATGAACGGCACAATTACACCCCTGCGGAACGGACCGCCTGA
- a CDS encoding leucyl aminopeptidase family protein: MTDFSDLLKADNQQPARSIQLVDAKGYDAWLAARPASMRAMIVAQKFKGHANDVAILPGGGDDDWSVVAGVANSDTLGSWCLARAAESLPEGVYRLAEGSAGAAALGWLTAQYRFDRYRRDDPPAGARILLTADVARIAPTVQLAQAVALVRDLVNTPAADMGPPDLEAAVEKVAVAFNASVTTTRGDALEQGYPMIHAVGKAADKGFAPRLIELMWGDPAAPRIAIVGKGICFDSGGLDIKPSSGMRLMKKDMGGAAHALALAQLIMAARLPVRLHLLIPAAENAIAGNAFRPGDILRSRKGLSVEIGNTDAEGRLVLGDALTRAGEDKPELIVDFATLTGAARVAVGPDLPALFANDDALAADMAVAGGDVDDPTWRLPLWDGYADMLKSDVADLNNAGEGGFAGAITAALFLKRFVPDDTPWLHLDTFAWRPSPKPGRPKGGEALGLRAVFRLLQQRYGRSG; the protein is encoded by the coding sequence ATGACCGATTTTTCCGACCTGCTCAAAGCCGACAACCAGCAACCCGCCCGATCGATCCAGCTTGTCGACGCCAAGGGCTATGACGCCTGGCTGGCGGCCCGGCCGGCGTCGATGCGCGCCATGATCGTGGCGCAGAAATTCAAAGGCCATGCGAACGACGTCGCGATCCTTCCGGGCGGGGGCGACGATGACTGGTCGGTGGTCGCCGGCGTCGCCAATAGCGATACGCTGGGATCATGGTGCCTCGCGCGGGCGGCCGAAAGCCTGCCCGAAGGCGTCTATCGGCTGGCGGAGGGATCGGCCGGGGCCGCGGCGCTGGGCTGGCTGACGGCGCAATATCGCTTCGACCGCTATCGCCGGGACGATCCGCCGGCCGGCGCCCGCATCCTGCTGACTGCGGATGTCGCCCGGATCGCGCCGACGGTGCAACTGGCGCAGGCCGTCGCGCTGGTCCGCGACCTGGTCAACACCCCCGCCGCCGATATGGGGCCGCCCGACCTGGAAGCCGCGGTGGAGAAAGTGGCCGTCGCCTTCAACGCGAGCGTAACGACCACACGCGGCGATGCGCTGGAGCAGGGCTATCCGATGATCCACGCGGTCGGCAAGGCCGCGGACAAGGGCTTCGCCCCGCGCCTGATCGAGCTGATGTGGGGGGATCCCGCCGCGCCGCGCATCGCGATCGTGGGCAAGGGCATCTGTTTCGACAGCGGCGGGCTGGATATCAAGCCGTCGTCGGGGATGCGTTTGATGAAGAAGGATATGGGCGGCGCGGCCCATGCGCTGGCGCTGGCGCAACTCATCATGGCGGCGCGACTGCCGGTGCGGCTGCATCTGCTGATCCCGGCGGCGGAAAATGCGATCGCGGGCAATGCCTTCCGCCCAGGCGACATATTGCGCAGTCGCAAGGGGTTGAGTGTCGAGATCGGCAATACCGATGCCGAAGGCCGGCTGGTGCTGGGCGATGCGCTGACCCGCGCGGGCGAGGACAAGCCGGAACTGATCGTCGATTTCGCGACCCTGACCGGCGCGGCGCGGGTGGCGGTCGGCCCCGACCTGCCCGCCTTGTTCGCCAATGACGATGCGCTGGCGGCCGATATGGCCGTAGCCGGCGGCGACGTGGACGATCCGACCTGGCGGCTGCCGCTATGGGACGGCTATGCCGACATGCTGAAGTCCGATGTCGCGGACCTCAACAATGCGGGTGAAGGCGGCTTTGCCGGCGCGATCACCGCCGCACTCTTCCTCAAGCGCTTCGTCCCCGACGATACGCCCTGGCTGCATCTCGACACCTTCGCCTGGCGTCCCTCGCCGAAACCAGGCCGGCCCAAGGGCGGCGAGGCGCTGGGACTGCGCGCGGTTTTCCGCCTGTTGCAGCAGCGCTATGGGCGCAGCGGATAA
- the rimO gene encoding 30S ribosomal protein S12 methylthiotransferase RimO, whose protein sequence is MCATIMATKFPDAPKIGMVSLGCPKNLVDSERILTKLRSDGYQMSPDYAGADVVLVNTCGFLDSAKEESLEAIGEAMAENGRVIVTGCMGDEADVIRAKFPQVLAVTGAHQYEQVVNAVHDASPPIPNAFVDLVPEGGLKLTPRHYSYLKISEGCNHRCSFCIIPSIRGDLVSRRIDAVLREAEKLVQAGTKELLVISQDTSAYGVDTRHEPRLWKGREVRAHMTDMARELGQLRTADGVAPWVRLHYVYPYPHVDQVIPLMADGLLTPYLDIPFQHAAPSVLKAMKRPANEAKVLDRIHKWRAICPDITIRSTFVVGFPGETEADFQYLLDWLDEAQLDRVGAFRFEPVEGAPANALPGAVPEEVKEERYQRIMAKTAAISAAKLQAKIGRTLPVILDEVGEPDEEDGSIGATARSQADAPEIDGSVFLRDVGEGRKAGDIFDVVIEDADEHDLYGVPVQD, encoded by the coding sequence ATGTGCGCGACCATCATGGCAACCAAATTTCCTGACGCGCCGAAGATCGGCATGGTTTCGCTCGGCTGTCCCAAGAATCTGGTCGACTCAGAGCGTATCCTGACCAAGCTGCGTTCCGACGGCTATCAGATGTCCCCCGACTATGCCGGCGCCGACGTCGTGCTGGTCAACACCTGCGGCTTCCTCGATTCCGCCAAGGAGGAATCGCTCGAAGCAATCGGCGAGGCGATGGCCGAAAATGGCCGCGTGATCGTGACCGGCTGCATGGGCGACGAGGCGGATGTCATCCGTGCGAAATTCCCGCAGGTGCTGGCCGTTACCGGCGCGCATCAATATGAGCAGGTGGTCAATGCGGTGCATGACGCGTCGCCGCCCATCCCCAACGCCTTTGTCGACCTGGTGCCCGAGGGTGGCCTGAAGCTGACGCCGCGCCATTACAGCTATTTGAAGATTTCGGAGGGCTGCAACCATCGCTGCTCCTTCTGCATCATCCCTTCGATCCGGGGCGATCTGGTGTCGCGACGCATCGACGCAGTGCTGCGCGAGGCGGAAAAGCTGGTGCAGGCGGGCACCAAGGAATTGCTGGTCATCAGCCAGGACACGTCGGCCTATGGTGTCGATACCCGGCACGAGCCGCGCCTGTGGAAGGGCCGCGAGGTCCGCGCGCATATGACCGACATGGCGCGCGAACTGGGTCAGTTGCGGACGGCGGACGGCGTCGCGCCGTGGGTGCGGCTGCACTATGTCTATCCCTATCCCCATGTCGATCAGGTCATCCCGCTGATGGCCGACGGGCTGCTGACGCCCTATCTCGACATCCCGTTCCAGCACGCCGCCCCGAGCGTGCTCAAAGCCATGAAGCGCCCCGCCAACGAGGCCAAGGTGCTGGACCGCATCCATAAATGGCGGGCGATTTGTCCCGACATCACGATCCGGTCGACCTTCGTCGTCGGCTTCCCCGGCGAGACCGAGGCGGATTTCCAATATCTGCTCGACTGGCTGGACGAAGCACAGCTCGACCGCGTCGGCGCCTTCCGCTTCGAGCCGGTCGAAGGCGCGCCGGCCAATGCCTTGCCGGGCGCGGTGCCCGAAGAGGTCAAGGAAGAACGCTACCAGCGCATCATGGCAAAGACCGCCGCGATCAGCGCCGCCAAGTTGCAGGCGAAGATCGGCCGCACCCTGCCCGTCATCCTGGACGAAGTGGGCGAACCGGACGAGGAAGACGGCAGCATCGGCGCCACAGCGCGCAGCCAGGCGGATGCGCCGGAGATCGACGGCAGTGTCTTCCTGCGTGATGTAGGCGAAGGGCGCAAGGCGGGCGATATCTTCGACGTCGTAATCGAGGATGCCGACGAGCACGACCTTTATGGCGTGCCTGTTCAGGACTGA
- a CDS encoding DUF4163 domain-containing protein has translation MRAGGMGGRVLIPAAALLAAACTPAQDNGAGNATANAAASRFVGNMVGAEPPAPPAKPFAEKDKNAFLEFSYAYPAQAAAVPFLVEKFAKERASSKADALAMAKEDSAAAKESGFPFRPHSVETQWRVTADTPRFLALQSESYVYTGGAHGMTGYEALLWDKARKRETSVKAVMTSPTAFAAAIRAPFCAALDKQRAEKRGEPVVRGDDEFTKCIDPIEQILVPTSKDGKLIDSITVVVGPYNAGPYAEGSYEVPLPVDAAMRKAIKTEYQDGFVAP, from the coding sequence ATGCGGGCAGGAGGTATGGGCGGCAGGGTACTGATTCCGGCGGCGGCCTTGCTGGCCGCCGCCTGCACGCCAGCGCAGGATAATGGCGCCGGCAACGCCACGGCCAACGCAGCCGCTTCTCGTTTCGTCGGGAATATGGTCGGTGCGGAGCCGCCTGCGCCTCCGGCCAAGCCTTTTGCCGAGAAGGACAAAAACGCTTTCCTGGAATTTTCCTACGCCTATCCGGCGCAGGCCGCGGCGGTGCCCTTTCTGGTGGAGAAGTTCGCGAAGGAACGGGCATCGTCCAAGGCCGACGCGCTTGCCATGGCGAAGGAAGACAGCGCTGCCGCCAAGGAGTCGGGCTTTCCCTTCCGGCCCCATAGCGTGGAAACCCAATGGCGCGTCACCGCCGACACGCCGCGCTTCCTGGCGCTCCAGTCGGAAAGCTATGTCTATACCGGCGGCGCGCACGGCATGACCGGCTATGAGGCGTTGCTCTGGGACAAGGCGCGCAAGCGCGAGACGAGCGTCAAGGCGGTGATGACGTCGCCGACCGCTTTCGCAGCGGCGATCCGCGCGCCCTTCTGCGCCGCGCTCGACAAGCAGCGCGCGGAAAAGCGCGGTGAACCGGTAGTGCGCGGCGACGATGAATTCACCAAATGCATCGACCCGATAGAGCAGATACTGGTGCCGACGTCCAAGGACGGCAAGCTGATCGACAGCATCACCGTGGTCGTCGGCCCGTATAATGCCGGTCCCTATGCGGAAGGCAGCTATGAGGTGCCGCTGCCGGTCGACGCCGCCATGCGCAAGGCGATCAAGACCGAATATCAGGACGGGTTTGTGGCGCCGTAA